In the genome of Arabidopsis thaliana chromosome 4, partial sequence, the window GAAATCAAACTTGCCTGGGAAATAGTTGATGTCGATCACATAAAACCGATCTCTTGTCCCGTGCTCTCTAATTATGTCTAAATTGAACAGCCTTAGACCCTGCAACAAATTAGAGATCAGTAGAGTTTGATATAATACTCCTGCTTGGATATATAGTAGAGAGGACTGAAACATACCAATCCACGACGGAGTTCCTTTGCCAGTCTCTCCAACAGAGGACGTGGTGGAAGCTCTGCAACGAGAATGAGGATATTGTTAGGTCCTCATCAAAGGAAAAATGCAGACGATTTTtactgatgatgaagaggattTTACCGGCAATGCTCGGGTCCAGATCTGCATCATCAGCTGAAGCTGCAGCACAAGAGACCCGTGGGAAGCGGAATACACCAGCTGATTTGGGGAGTTCTCGTCTAGAGACATCAGGTAGGGAGAAGCGCCGGACAACTCTAATAGCCTCCCCAACAATGTAAACCTTGAAAAGAACACCTCCTGCGAAAGCCAAGCATTTAGATAGGTAATCAAATTATCTAAGTTCTAGTACAGGCAATGATAACCACTAAAATCTCATACCATGGTTAACAAACTCCTGAAGAACAAGAGGAGGCTCGAGCTTCAGAAGGGAGTGTTGATCGTAAGCCAGCGAAAGCTCATGTGACTTTGCACTTCCATCAGCAACCAATGGCTTTGCAACTACGATTTtaaacatcaaattaaataatttacttATAGATCCATTAATAATGCACAACTAAAACTTCAGCCACCCACCAATTGAACAAACACAGGCCATGGTGGCTTTTGTGATAGACAACAAGATGCCACATGAAGCTAAACGAAAGTCATTAACAGAACATAAGGAGGGAATCATACCAAGAGGTAGTCTCAGACCAGCATTATTGACAGCCTCCGGAATTGAAGATGCATCCTTTTTAATTACCAATTGCTTGGGCACACCAACGCGTCCTGCACAATCAGAGCAACTTCTACTACTCAGATACACAGAACTCTACTAATAAAATCTTTAACCTTAGCGTCCCTAACAGCAAATAGCAAGTGATTACACATGAATATTTACCATTACTATCAGACAGATTCATGTCCGCAACACACTGAAGCATTGACTGACGATTACGGAGATGTAGTATTGCATCTGGAGGATCAAGAACTGTGACATCTGGATGTGCTAGCCTAAATTCCTGAAATTATTAGAAACAGTTATGCTCACACATAGTCTACTTTTCAACACCCAAAAGTGCATCCCTGCTAATGGTCATAAACAGAAAACTTCTATCTCTGTATTGCTGAGATCTCCTGAGATATTGATCTAcattgatattattattaacacAGCGACAGTGTCAGTCTAAAAACTGTATCCCCAACGTTGAACTCTTCACTATCCTGCAACTAAGATTAAGAATTAAACTAATCTACTGATGAAACTTGCACTTTGCAACTAAAGTTTCATTGTAGACACTTTTCTATATCATCAGTATATACTATCTGAAGAGTATAAATCTAGCATTCAACTATACTCAGAAGTTGGCATTCTAATGATTCATAGTCTGATCTCCTGAGATCTGAATAGCTCTAGGATCTAAACACACAGAAACGCCGATTACTTTCTACACCAAACAGCATACTTTCATTTCTATTCTTCTAGCAATTATGAGATGTGAAATGTCTTGTTCCCCAACGAGAAATCAGATGATGGCTCTTATATATGTAGACAAGAGAGCATTACATTCTACTTAAAGATGAAATGATTTTGCATTCAACTATTACCAGGAACATGTAAACCCAATATTCAAAAAACATTACTAGTATCTAACTCTAGAAAACCTGAAGAGGTTACAGTTCTATGCCTCTGGAAGTAGAAATATTCTCACTTGCAGTAGTCTCAACCTCAATTTGTATCAACTAATGACTCACGACAAGGAAAGAGTAAAAGCTCTGGAAAAAAATTTCCATTGAGAAACAAGATTTAGAAATTAAAAGGAACTAGTTGCTAACTTGTGCAATTTACCACCATCTCTCATCTAACAAAGGCTTATATAACATAACTACATCAACATGGTACTCATCACCACAGAATGACAGACATACATGATCTAATAATCTTAGGCTATAGAATGTGCCACAGCAAATACAAAAACGGAAACAATCGTAAGACTAACCTCGAGAATTCGACGCCATTCTTTTCCAATTTGCTGCCAGTACATGtaaaaacaaacaccaaataaGAATAATCAGGCATCAATGAAAAGAAGCTAAGCAAGAAGACGCAAAACAAGGTTAGTTTCTAACAACCTGAGCAGGGGATGTTCCCAAGACATATCTTCTGACAAACCATAGGCAAAAATAAGATGAATGTATCAGAAAACCAACAGGGTTAACAAAGATCCAATAAAACTAACCTTATGCAACACAATATCAAACGGACCCTGCTCTGAAAGTGGCTTATTCTGATCTATTGCCACAAATAATATCCCCTTATTCCTGCACAAAACACATAACTACAGTAACTAAACTTTATAGTAACACCATTTCATCAATAGAAGGTCAAagattccaaaagaaaaatcaaacaattaaataGTGAAGAGAATATTCttatgaaaattaattttaaaaaattgagaatttgTTCATTAACAATATGCATGAAAGCAAATGATATCAAAGCGGACTATTTGACACACAAAAAATTCGTGCGGAACCGCTACATATCacttttgtaaacaattttccTCTAAATTGGCTCATTTGAGTCCTAAATAATATCAAAGCCGACTATTTGACACAAAAAATTCGTGCCGAACAGGTACATATCACTTTTGTAAACAGTTTTCCTCAAAATTGGCTCGATTAAGTCCTAAATAATATCTGATAgcacaaacaataaaattagGGTTAAAAATCAGAATCACAAACCTAGCTAAACCTTCGAGTTTTGGTTGTAAAAAGCTCTTAATCTTCTTTGATGTAAGAGCGTAACCTACAATAATGGATTTCTTCACCGGAAAAGCTTCGATTACTAACGAACACGGCGACGATGTCTCTTGCTCTGTCGTCTCCATTTCTCGAGTTCCGTTCATGGTGATCTCTTCGTTGTCCGTTAGCTTCATCTTGTGGAAAAATCAACGAAACAATTTTGGGGATTATGGAAGTGGAGAATGCGAGATCGGAGGAAGAAATTTTCTGGGTTTGATGCGTTCACAACGGAGTAAAATTTGGGATTGGTTTTACCGGGTCGGGTTTAGATCCGAATTGTTTTAGTCGGTGCTTGTGATATTTTGGGTGGGTTATGAGAGAGTAGGGAGAGGTCTGAAATATTTATAGCGGCGTGAGGGACATGTGTACACATGTATGTGTCTAAcggttgtttttttttttt includes:
- a CDS encoding Inositol 1,3,4-trisphosphate 5/6-kinase family protein (Inositol 1,3,4-trisphosphate 5/6-kinase family protein; FUNCTIONS IN: magnesium ion binding, inositol-1,3,4-trisphosphate 5/6-kinase activity, catalytic activity, ATP binding, inositol tetrakisphosphate 1-kinase activity; INVOLVED IN: response to wounding; LOCATED IN: nucleus, cytoplasm; EXPRESSED IN: 22 plant structures; EXPRESSED DURING: 11 growth stages; CONTAINS InterPro DOMAIN/s: Inositol-tetrakisphosphate 1-kinase (InterPro:IPR017427), ATP-grasp fold (InterPro:IPR011761), Inositol 1, 3, 4-trisphosphate 56-kinase (InterPro:IPR008656); BEST Arabidopsis thaliana protein match is: Inositol 1,3,4-trisphosphate 5/6-kinase family protein (TAIR:AT4G33770.1); Has 30201 Blast hits to 17322 proteins in 780 species: Archae - 12; Bacteria - 1396; Metazoa - 17338; Fungi - 3422; Plants - 5037; Viruses - 0; Other Eukaryotes - 2996 (source: NCBI BLink).) is translated as MKLTDNEEITMNGTREMETTEQETSSPCSLVIEAFPVKKSIIVGYALTSKKIKSFLQPKLEGLARNKGILFVAIDQNKPLSEQGPFDIVLHKQIGKEWRRILEEFRLAHPDVTVLDPPDAILHLRNRQSMLQCVADMNLSDSNGRVGVPKQLVIKKDASSIPEAVNNAGLRLPLVAKPLVADGSAKSHELSLAYDQHSLLKLEPPLVLQEFVNHGGVLFKVYIVGEAIRVVRRFSLPDVSRRELPKSAGVFRFPRVSCAAASADDADLDPSIAELPPRPLLERLAKELRRGLGLRLFNLDIIREHGTRDRFYVIDINYFPGYGKMPEYEHVFTDFLLSVVQSQCKKRALADQY
- a CDS encoding Inositol 1,3,4-trisphosphate 5/6-kinase family protein gives rise to the protein MLQCVADMNLSDSNGRVGVPKQLVIKKDASSIPEAVNNAGLRLPLVAKPLVADGSAKSHELSLAYDQHSLLKLEPPLVLQEFVNHGGVLFKVYIVGEAIRVVRRFSLPDVSRRELPKSAGVFRFPRVSCAAASADDADLDPSIAELPPRPLLERLAKELRRGLGLRLFNLDIIREHGTRDRFYVIDINYFPGYGKMPEYEHVFTDFLLSVVQSQCKKRALADQY
- a CDS encoding Inositol 1,3,4-trisphosphate 5/6-kinase family protein (Inositol 1,3,4-trisphosphate 5/6-kinase family protein; FUNCTIONS IN: magnesium ion binding, inositol-1,3,4-trisphosphate 5/6-kinase activity, catalytic activity, ATP binding, inositol tetrakisphosphate 1-kinase activity; INVOLVED IN: response to wounding; LOCATED IN: nucleus, cytoplasm; EXPRESSED IN: 22 plant structures; EXPRESSED DURING: 11 growth stages; CONTAINS InterPro DOMAIN/s: ATP-grasp fold (InterPro:IPR011761), Inositol 1, 3, 4-trisphosphate 56-kinase (InterPro:IPR008656); BEST Arabidopsis thaliana protein match is: Inositol 1,3,4-trisphosphate 5/6-kinase family protein (TAIR:AT4G33770.1); Has 389 Blast hits to 385 proteins in 76 species: Archae - 0; Bacteria - 2; Metazoa - 93; Fungi - 0; Plants - 250; Viruses - 0; Other Eukaryotes - 44 (source: NCBI BLink).), coding for MYWQQIGKEWRRILEEFRLAHPDVTVLDPPDAILHLRNRQSMLQCVADMNLSDSNGRVGVPKQLVIKKDASSIPEAVNNAGLRLPLVAKPLVADGSAKSHELSLAYDQHSLLKLEPPLVLQEFVNHGGVLFKVYIVGEAIRVVRRFSLPDVSRRELPKSAGVFRFPRVSCAAASADDADLDPSIAELPPRPLLERLAKELRRGLGLRLFNLDIIREHGTRDRFYVIDINYFPGYGKMPEYEHVFTDFLLSVVQSQCKKRALADQY